The Methanobacterium sp. BAmetb5 genome includes a region encoding these proteins:
- a CDS encoding ABC transporter substrate-binding protein, whose protein sequence is MVNKKIVGIAAIIIILAVIVGAYFVSSSSANTIKQGYVPSTGDALVFIAYEEGFFKDEGLDVQLTQFSSVVDENNALAADKIDVMAGGVGEPLNLISKGQNLSVIGGIMAGDSAVISSPGKVAELQDIQNFKGKTVATVRTSTGDVIWKAALLNAGINESSINIVEFKTPGDVIQAVKSGKADAGIVWPPFEYTAEQQNLSIVKFSNDYIPNLPCCRATVKTSTLQKNPDKWIKYERALIKAYDFYKNNPDKTVNITAKYVDMDKGVLKTALYNDKLSLSPDPNKKGTLEYWAILNKIGYVNTGNTDLSQYINTTVYKTALDQIVKENPNNANYQTLETEYSQNDA, encoded by the coding sequence ATGGTTAATAAAAAAATAGTGGGAATTGCAGCCATTATAATTATACTTGCTGTTATTGTTGGTGCTTATTTTGTCAGTTCCTCTAGTGCAAACACTATAAAACAGGGATATGTGCCCAGTACGGGTGATGCCCTTGTTTTCATAGCCTACGAGGAAGGATTTTTCAAAGATGAAGGTTTAGATGTTCAATTAACCCAATTTTCGTCTGTTGTTGATGAGAACAATGCACTTGCAGCGGATAAAATTGATGTCATGGCTGGTGGGGTAGGAGAACCTCTAAACTTGATTTCTAAAGGTCAAAATCTCTCGGTTATAGGTGGAATCATGGCTGGAGATTCAGCTGTCATATCATCACCAGGAAAAGTTGCAGAACTGCAAGATATCCAGAATTTCAAGGGTAAAACCGTGGCTACAGTAAGAACTTCTACTGGTGATGTTATATGGAAAGCCGCACTTCTTAATGCTGGAATAAATGAAAGTTCAATAAACATTGTGGAATTCAAAACTCCCGGTGATGTTATACAGGCAGTTAAATCAGGAAAAGCTGATGCCGGTATTGTATGGCCACCATTTGAATACACTGCAGAACAACAGAATCTTTCAATTGTCAAATTCTCAAACGATTACATACCAAACCTTCCATGCTGCAGAGCAACCGTGAAAACATCCACATTGCAAAAAAATCCTGATAAATGGATTAAATACGAAAGAGCATTGATAAAAGCCTATGATTTCTACAAAAATAATCCAGATAAAACCGTTAATATAACTGCTAAATACGTTGATATGGATAAAGGGGTGCTAAAAACTGCATTGTACAATGATAAACTTTCATTATCACCAGATCCAAACAAAAAAGGCACGTTAGAATATTGGGCTATACTCAATAAGATCGGTTATGTCAATACAGGAAACACTGATCTTTCCCAATATATTAACACAACTGTGTATAAAACAGCTCTGGATCAGATTGTAAAAGAAAATCCAAACAATGCCAACTACCAAACCTTGGAAACAGAGTACAGCCAAAATGATGCGTGA
- a CDS encoding ABC transporter ATP-binding protein: MANITIENVSMKFELDDSEVTALTGINLKLNDGDFVSIIGPSGCGKSTLIDIIAGLKKPSQGKVLVENKEVNKPGSDFGIVFQDYSLFPWMSAYENLYFAIEHTNKKLSKEEIKRKSKKYLDTVGLSKFADKFPRTLSGGMRQRLAIARMFAIKPKAFLMDEPFGALDALNKVYMQDLLVYLWTRGDKRETTLYVTHDVDEALFFSDRIVVMTPSPGRIKEIINVDFPRPRCRVDIAKSAEYMSLRSKLISLLHDEMLESIAEQEKHLRDLK, translated from the coding sequence ATGGCTAATATAACCATAGAAAATGTTTCAATGAAATTTGAATTAGATGACTCAGAAGTTACAGCACTAACCGGTATAAATCTTAAATTAAACGATGGTGATTTTGTTTCCATTATTGGCCCTAGCGGCTGTGGAAAAAGCACCCTTATAGATATTATAGCAGGACTCAAAAAACCAAGCCAAGGAAAAGTTTTAGTGGAGAATAAAGAAGTTAATAAACCAGGATCAGATTTTGGCATAGTTTTTCAGGATTATTCACTTTTTCCCTGGATGAGTGCTTACGAAAACCTGTACTTCGCAATTGAACACACCAATAAAAAATTAAGTAAAGAGGAGATTAAAAGAAAATCCAAAAAATATCTGGATACCGTGGGACTTTCCAAGTTTGCTGATAAATTCCCTAGAACTTTATCAGGCGGTATGCGTCAAAGACTTGCAATAGCCCGGATGTTTGCCATAAAACCCAAAGCTTTCTTAATGGATGAACCTTTCGGAGCATTAGATGCCTTAAACAAAGTTTATATGCAAGATTTGTTGGTTTATCTATGGACCCGGGGTGATAAACGAGAAACAACCCTTTACGTAACCCATGATGTAGATGAGGCTTTGTTTTTTTCCGACAGAATAGTGGTTATGACACCATCCCCCGGCAGAATCAAAGAAATAATAAATGTTGACTTCCCCAGACCACGATGCAGGGTTGATATTGCAAAATCTGCAGAATATATGAGTTTACGTTCAAAACTCATTTCTCTACTGCATGATGAGATGTTAGAATCCATTGCTGAACAGGAAAAACATTTGAGGGATTTAAAATGA
- a CDS encoding MoaD/ThiS family protein, translating to MPEIKFLSNLADITGEKSLIIEYDGEVSGLIDSLDTKLKGKDFKTTITDDAGQVKDFVKILINGNDIRGTGGLSSPVKDDDEIVIFQTLAGG from the coding sequence ATGCCTGAAATAAAATTTTTATCAAATCTAGCAGATATAACTGGAGAAAAATCTCTGATAATTGAATATGATGGTGAAGTATCCGGTTTGATTGACAGTCTGGACACTAAACTTAAAGGAAAAGACTTCAAAACCACCATCACTGATGATGCGGGCCAGGTAAAGGATTTCGTTAAAATACTCATCAACGGAAATGACATTCGAGGAACCGGTGGTCTGAGTTCCCCAGTAAAAGATGATGATGAAATAGTTATATTCCAGACTCTGGCCGGTGGTTAA
- the hdrA gene encoding ferredoxin:CoB-CoM heterodisulfide reductase subunit HdrA, protein MNEKDLTSTPAKENLKVGVFLCRCGGNISDNVDMEKLHSSLDATVVEEFENLCSINGRKLIRDSIIDRDLDRVVVAACSPITHEKTFQKYVKPLNPYLMQMANIREQCSWVHSDKGKATDKAISLTSAAIEKAKCSEPIDPLLRRTKKSVAVIGGGISGITTALSLARQGIKTRIIEERSTIGGSMVKIGKVFSPEKLAEECAMCLLNPLVNEAVENKNIEILTKTKLLRAERRAGNFNLIVEKKPGFVKAERCIACGSCAEVCPVEVPNSWNENMTIRKAIYKSFPQAVPDVYTIDEENCIRCGTCQETCKMDAIDFSMETEVLPLNVGSVIVATGHNRFELSKRPEYGYGRFPDVISQMELARITGVNGPTEGQLLRPSNGQVPQRVVMIQCVGSRDDKPDGNPYCSKVCCMVAMKHANVIKHYYPETEVIICYTDMRTPGMYEKYMRYGQDKGIKLIRGRAGEVTWKNEKLVVRVEESLEKTPLEIETDMVVLSEAIEPSEGTKEVAELLNVGLTEDLFIRESHPKIKPVTTDVEGVYVCGTAQGPKDITDSVSQANAAAAKVAELMNGNLEVEPFVATINTSRCNLCKKCMDTCKYKAFYIQEDNLAIDPIACKGCGICLSQCPEEAISIQGNADEKLFGIISGILKNKKDGERIILTFLDSVGYLAADNMGINKITYPESIRIIKVPSSNRLMMKHILYALENGADGIFLGEYPDDLMYPHLKEKVKQLKQVLEEKNINPNRLTIHRVYIPYFRGLANKLTLFDQEISSLDQKHHREDSSAKVLDEPLE, encoded by the coding sequence TTGAATGAAAAAGATTTAACTTCAACCCCTGCCAAGGAAAACCTTAAGGTAGGTGTTTTCCTGTGCCGCTGCGGTGGTAACATCTCAGATAACGTGGATATGGAAAAACTCCACTCCTCCTTAGATGCCACAGTAGTGGAAGAATTCGAGAACCTGTGCTCAATAAATGGCCGTAAACTCATCCGAGATTCCATTATCGACAGAGACCTTGATCGGGTGGTGGTGGCGGCATGTTCACCTATTACCCATGAAAAAACATTCCAGAAGTATGTTAAACCCCTCAACCCCTACCTTATGCAGATGGCCAACATCCGTGAGCAGTGCTCCTGGGTACACTCTGATAAAGGAAAAGCCACGGACAAGGCCATTTCCTTAACCAGTGCAGCCATTGAAAAGGCAAAGTGTTCAGAACCCATTGACCCGTTACTGCGACGTACCAAAAAAAGTGTGGCAGTTATTGGTGGGGGCATATCCGGAATAACCACCGCCCTTTCACTGGCCCGGCAGGGAATAAAGACCCGGATCATTGAAGAAAGATCCACCATTGGTGGATCCATGGTCAAAATTGGTAAGGTCTTCTCCCCGGAGAAACTGGCCGAAGAATGTGCCATGTGCCTTTTAAACCCACTGGTAAACGAGGCCGTGGAAAACAAAAATATAGAAATTTTAACCAAAACCAAACTCTTAAGGGCTGAGCGCAGAGCAGGAAATTTCAATTTAATAGTGGAGAAGAAACCCGGTTTTGTGAAAGCCGAGCGTTGCATTGCCTGTGGAAGCTGTGCCGAGGTTTGTCCCGTGGAAGTGCCCAACTCCTGGAATGAAAATATGACCATCCGTAAAGCCATTTACAAATCATTCCCCCAGGCAGTTCCTGATGTATATACCATTGATGAAGAAAACTGTATCCGCTGTGGAACCTGTCAGGAAACTTGTAAAATGGATGCCATTGATTTTTCCATGGAAACTGAAGTCCTGCCCCTTAACGTGGGATCGGTAATTGTAGCCACTGGCCATAACCGGTTTGAACTGTCCAAAAGACCAGAATATGGATACGGAAGGTTCCCAGATGTGATTTCCCAGATGGAACTGGCACGGATCACCGGGGTAAATGGTCCCACCGAAGGGCAGCTACTGCGACCCTCCAATGGCCAGGTCCCCCAGAGAGTGGTAATGATACAGTGTGTGGGCTCCCGTGATGATAAACCAGATGGCAATCCCTACTGTTCCAAGGTATGCTGTATGGTAGCCATGAAGCACGCCAACGTTATAAAACATTACTACCCTGAAACCGAAGTCATAATCTGTTACACCGATATGAGAACTCCGGGAATGTATGAAAAGTACATGCGTTACGGTCAGGATAAAGGTATCAAACTGATAAGGGGCCGGGCCGGTGAAGTTACCTGGAAAAATGAAAAATTAGTGGTCCGGGTAGAGGAAAGTCTGGAAAAAACTCCACTGGAAATAGAAACAGATATGGTTGTTTTGTCCGAGGCTATTGAACCTTCCGAGGGCACCAAAGAGGTTGCAGAATTACTGAACGTAGGTTTAACTGAGGACCTGTTCATCAGAGAGAGTCACCCCAAAATAAAACCAGTCACCACTGATGTGGAAGGTGTTTACGTTTGTGGAACTGCCCAGGGACCTAAAGATATTACCGACAGTGTTTCCCAAGCCAACGCTGCCGCAGCCAAGGTGGCAGAACTGATGAATGGTAACCTGGAGGTGGAACCATTCGTAGCTACCATCAACACCTCTCGATGTAATCTATGCAAAAAATGTATGGATACCTGTAAGTACAAGGCATTCTATATCCAGGAAGATAATCTGGCCATTGACCCCATTGCCTGTAAGGGATGCGGTATCTGTCTTTCTCAGTGTCCAGAAGAAGCCATCAGTATCCAGGGGAATGCTGATGAAAAATTATTCGGTATCATATCCGGTATTCTTAAAAACAAAAAGGATGGTGAACGTATAATACTCACCTTCCTGGACAGTGTGGGATATCTGGCTGCGGATAACATGGGAATAAATAAAATAACCTATCCTGAATCTATCCGGATAATTAAAGTTCCATCATCGAATCGTTTGATGATGAAACACATCCTTTACGCCCTTGAAAATGGTGCAGACGGCATATTCTTAGGGGAGTATCCTGATGATCTCATGTATCCCCATCTTAAAGAAAAAGTCAAACAATTAAAACAAGTTTTAGAAGAGAAAAATATCAATCCCAACCGTCTGACCATTCACCGAGTGTACATACCCTACTTCCGGGGATTGGCCAATAAGTTAACCCTTTTTGATCAGGAAATCAGTTCTCTGGATCAGAAACATCACAGGGAAGATAGTAGTGCGAAGGTTCTGGATGAACCTCTTGAATAA
- a CDS encoding ABC transporter substrate-binding protein, translating to MNIGYLSTIYHTSFILKSPDNKFLDSIGVELNWILFPTGPAMMEAFKSGEIDIGYIGLPPVMIGVDKGLKLKCVAGGHVEGTIMISGDSFSSFDDLNNLDKVLKQFEGRNIGTPAQGSIHDVIIRDLIQDRDISIINYPWADFIPSAIQTGEIAAGLGTPALATVASREIKSKLIIPPSKLWPYNPSYGIVVREELLNQDPDFIKNFLTEHEAACNFIRNQPHDAAKVAAGELGGIDVEFILETFQISPRYCASLSEEYIRSTLDFVPVLQKLGYLENKIKKEDVFELKFIQEVHPEPSHYYLPCDVSDPEN from the coding sequence TTGAATATCGGGTATCTTTCCACTATCTATCACACTTCCTTTATTTTAAAAAGTCCGGATAATAAATTTCTTGACAGTATAGGGGTTGAACTTAATTGGATCCTATTTCCCACAGGCCCGGCAATGATGGAGGCCTTTAAAAGTGGTGAAATAGATATAGGATATATAGGTCTCCCTCCAGTAATGATCGGGGTTGATAAAGGACTGAAACTCAAATGTGTGGCTGGAGGTCATGTGGAAGGTACCATTATGATTTCTGGAGATTCATTCTCTTCTTTCGATGATTTAAACAATCTGGATAAGGTATTAAAACAGTTTGAAGGTAGAAATATTGGAACTCCGGCACAGGGGTCTATCCATGATGTTATAATACGAGACCTCATCCAGGATCGGGATATATCCATCATCAATTATCCCTGGGCAGATTTCATACCCAGTGCCATACAAACTGGTGAAATAGCTGCTGGCCTGGGCACACCAGCACTGGCCACGGTTGCTTCTCGGGAGATAAAATCCAAACTGATAATTCCTCCCAGCAAATTGTGGCCCTACAATCCCAGTTACGGGATTGTGGTTCGTGAAGAGCTCCTAAACCAAGATCCAGATTTTATAAAAAATTTTTTAACTGAACATGAAGCTGCCTGTAATTTTATACGTAATCAGCCACATGATGCTGCAAAAGTAGCTGCTGGTGAGCTGGGTGGCATTGATGTGGAATTTATACTGGAAACCTTCCAGATCTCTCCCCGGTACTGTGCCAGTCTATCGGAAGAATATATAAGATCCACCCTGGATTTTGTCCCGGTTCTTCAAAAATTAGGATATCTGGAAAATAAAATAAAAAAGGAAGATGTTTTTGAGTTGAAATTTATTCAAGAGGTTCATCCAGAACCTTCGCACTACTATCTTCCCTGTGATGTTTCTGATCCAGAGAACTGA
- a CDS encoding nitrogenase component 1 encodes MSPDKKSPDEAIDLSKNTCPNREHRAHGTNVYYGKASQLLKDAKEGNVKCSERKFQQSGGCVLNFYLSNRVTTIRDAVVIFNAPVGCSAGALGYRELFRGVPVELGRPAQYNVNWLTTNLQQNDVVYGAGQKLKETILEAERRYSPKAIFILTSCTTGIIGEDIEGSVNGVQPQVKAKIVPIHCEGVRSRLVQTGYDAFWHAVLKYLVREPQEKQEDLINVASMLSYTWQDRLEIKRLLGKVGLRVNFIPEFATVEQFEQLSEAALTAPICPTYTDYISRGLKKKYGVPYFLYPSPTGITNTDGWLREIGKYTGKEDEIEELIAEEHQTWVPKMEAIQEEFLKLRKDGEKVRILGSLGQGRLVNQLPFFDELGLQAPAAMSQDFDDLLIDQLDDIVEKMGDFDIMVNTFQAAEQANVTTNLDPDLTLTCPFQGGTWERDNNVTRIHSLRGDSDPWSAQSGYAGAVAFGNFLLQSFKNKSYQKTLSEKTPRSYKDWWYEQPDPLYYLEKGK; translated from the coding sequence GTGAGCCCAGATAAAAAGAGCCCAGATGAAGCAATCGATCTGAGTAAGAACACATGCCCCAACCGGGAGCATCGAGCCCATGGTACCAATGTATACTATGGAAAAGCAAGCCAACTGTTAAAAGACGCCAAAGAAGGAAACGTGAAATGTTCCGAAAGAAAATTTCAGCAGTCTGGAGGCTGTGTGCTTAACTTTTACCTTTCAAACAGAGTGACAACAATCCGTGACGCCGTTGTGATATTCAACGCACCAGTCGGTTGTTCTGCAGGTGCACTTGGTTACCGTGAATTATTCCGTGGTGTGCCTGTTGAGTTAGGAAGACCGGCACAATACAATGTTAACTGGCTTACAACCAACCTACAGCAAAATGATGTTGTTTATGGTGCTGGTCAAAAGTTAAAAGAAACGATACTGGAAGCTGAACGGAGATACTCTCCCAAAGCCATTTTCATACTCACATCATGTACCACTGGAATCATTGGAGAGGATATTGAAGGAAGTGTAAACGGAGTTCAACCCCAGGTGAAAGCAAAAATTGTGCCTATTCACTGTGAAGGCGTGCGCTCCAGACTGGTACAAACAGGATATGATGCATTTTGGCATGCCGTGCTAAAATATCTGGTAAGGGAACCTCAGGAAAAACAGGAAGATCTGATTAATGTAGCCAGTATGCTCTCTTACACCTGGCAGGACCGACTGGAGATAAAAAGACTTCTGGGGAAGGTCGGATTGAGGGTGAACTTCATTCCAGAATTTGCAACAGTTGAACAGTTTGAACAACTCTCAGAAGCAGCTTTAACCGCACCCATCTGCCCAACTTATACAGACTACATCTCCAGAGGCCTTAAAAAGAAATATGGAGTACCATACTTCCTTTACCCATCCCCAACTGGAATAACCAATACTGATGGGTGGTTACGCGAGATCGGGAAGTACACTGGAAAAGAAGACGAAATAGAGGAACTCATAGCTGAAGAGCACCAAACATGGGTGCCAAAAATGGAGGCAATACAAGAAGAATTCTTGAAACTACGTAAAGATGGTGAAAAGGTCAGAATTTTAGGATCCCTGGGCCAAGGGCGGTTAGTTAACCAGTTACCCTTCTTCGATGAATTAGGACTTCAAGCTCCTGCAGCCATGAGCCAGGACTTTGACGATCTTCTGATTGACCAGCTAGATGATATTGTGGAAAAAATGGGTGATTTCGATATAATGGTTAACACATTCCAGGCAGCAGAACAAGCCAACGTTACCACCAATCTGGACCCCGATCTAACCCTCACCTGCCCATTCCAGGGAGGCACATGGGAACGTGATAACAATGTCACCAGAATACACTCCTTAAGAGGAGACTCAGATCCCTGGAGCGCTCAAAGTGGATATGCTGGTGCAGTAGCATTTGGTAACTTCCTGTTACAATCCTTTAAAAACAAGTCCTACCAGAAGACATTGAGCGAAAAAACACCACGAAGCTACAAGGACTGGTGGTATGAACAGCCTGATCCACTGTACTACCTTGAAAAGGGGAAATAA
- a CDS encoding NifB/NifX family molybdenum-iron cluster-binding protein, with protein sequence MSIKVAVASSDGKYINQHFGMASQFLIFELDEDGTHKFLELRENKPACSTEGHSELSMEKSVKLISDCQAVLAGQIGPGAIDILLKNNIGPYIAPTFIEDALKQLAEIRKKKKD encoded by the coding sequence ATGTCCATAAAAGTAGCAGTTGCCAGCAGTGATGGCAAATATATCAATCAGCATTTTGGAATGGCTTCACAATTTCTGATTTTCGAATTAGATGAAGATGGAACCCATAAATTCCTGGAATTACGAGAAAACAAACCGGCCTGCAGTACGGAGGGTCACAGTGAATTATCCATGGAAAAAAGTGTTAAACTAATATCTGACTGCCAAGCAGTACTTGCCGGCCAAATTGGTCCTGGAGCCATCGATATACTGTTGAAAAATAACATAGGCCCCTACATAGCACCAACATTTATCGAAGATGCATTAAAACAACTGGCAGAAATTAGAAAAAAGAAAAAAGACTGA
- a CDS encoding nitrogenase component 1 gives MTENRLQSKQGAYTLENPSKHTLEAPRFSCSLAGAYGTTLGIRGGIPILHSGAGCGVGQLFGTLYAGGQGAGGNEGGTSTPCSCLVEDHVIFGGEKKLRNLIQSTTEIFNGELFVVISGCVPSLIGDDVDAVVNEFRDKVPIVHVNAPGFSGNSYEGYELFFEAIIDQLLTEKPKKKKLVNIFGVVPYNHVFWKGELPTVKKLLANIGVEANIIFTEENGLSNIQQIPAAEYNIVLSPWNGHRIVKKLEKQFGTPFITFPSVPVGAKQTGEFLRTVAEKLKVPSKKVEEVIAREENWTYRYMEYPGDAIILVRPHSYFAVAADSNTAIGITKFLTNEIGYLPDIVQITDNPPEEYQEIIAKEILDNIDTVVKPEIVFESDTYKIRKNLEDRPFQFLFSSSLEAPTAMEDFGALHITTAFPVFNKSVLVHNYAGYDGGLRLVEDVVSSFVGPL, from the coding sequence ATGACTGAAAACAGATTACAAAGCAAACAGGGAGCTTATACACTGGAAAATCCCAGTAAACATACCTTGGAAGCACCAAGGTTCAGCTGCTCATTGGCTGGAGCTTACGGAACCACCTTAGGAATCCGTGGAGGAATACCTATTCTACATTCGGGAGCAGGATGTGGTGTAGGCCAACTCTTTGGAACCCTATATGCCGGTGGGCAGGGAGCAGGTGGTAACGAAGGAGGTACTAGTACCCCGTGCTCCTGCCTTGTTGAAGACCATGTGATATTTGGAGGAGAAAAAAAACTCCGCAACCTGATCCAGTCAACCACTGAAATATTCAACGGAGAACTTTTCGTGGTAATATCCGGATGTGTTCCCTCACTAATTGGTGACGATGTTGATGCAGTGGTCAATGAATTCCGGGATAAAGTACCCATAGTTCATGTTAATGCACCCGGATTCAGTGGTAACTCATATGAAGGCTATGAATTATTCTTTGAGGCAATTATTGACCAGCTTTTGACTGAAAAACCCAAAAAAAAGAAACTGGTCAACATATTCGGTGTTGTGCCCTATAACCATGTTTTCTGGAAAGGTGAACTTCCCACCGTGAAAAAACTCCTGGCGAATATTGGTGTTGAAGCCAACATCATATTCACCGAGGAAAATGGGCTTTCCAATATCCAGCAGATACCCGCTGCAGAATATAACATAGTACTCTCACCATGGAACGGTCATCGAATAGTTAAAAAACTTGAAAAACAGTTTGGAACGCCTTTTATAACATTCCCCAGTGTGCCAGTAGGTGCTAAACAGACTGGTGAGTTTCTACGGACAGTTGCCGAAAAATTGAAAGTGCCTTCAAAGAAGGTGGAAGAAGTCATTGCCAGGGAAGAAAACTGGACTTATCGGTACATGGAGTATCCGGGTGATGCAATCATCCTGGTACGTCCCCACTCCTACTTTGCAGTGGCAGCAGATAGTAACACTGCCATCGGCATCACCAAGTTCCTTACCAATGAAATTGGTTATCTGCCGGATATTGTACAGATAACTGATAATCCTCCAGAAGAGTATCAGGAAATCATTGCTAAGGAAATATTGGACAATATAGACACAGTGGTTAAACCAGAAATAGTCTTTGAAAGTGACACCTACAAAATTAGGAAAAACCTGGAGGACCGGCCCTTCCAGTTCCTCTTCTCAAGTTCTCTTGAGGCTCCAACAGCAATGGAAGACTTTGGAGCACTGCACATAACCACCGCATTTCCAGTGTTCAACAAATCTGTGCTGGTACATAACTATGCCGGTTATGACGGAGGACTGCGTTTAGTGGAAGATGTTGTCAGTTCATTCGTTGGGCCTCTCTGA
- a CDS encoding ABC transporter permease produces the protein MSFQEKSLQWFPTKLRTNLQHLLVFGIFFVLFAITFVLPNTSIPVGTNLFGAALGLLTLLFAIEIYIHREDSQKTVDLFLVLGLVLLLWDVATRLSLIDTILFPTPEAVFAVYSQDYSNIITGIFSSLSILGTGYLFAVILAVPIGLVIGWRKRVYNVAYPIAKVASPVPPIVYMPYAIALLPSFFLSSTFLIFIGAFWPILVGVIYGVFSIDHRILNSAKTLGLDEITIMKKVLLPGSMQSIFSGALIGLIISFITLTAAEIVGASSGLGWYIQYQSQFANYDGVLAGMIVLAIVVIFITIIFDRVQNYILRWQNTN, from the coding sequence ATGAGCTTTCAGGAAAAATCATTACAATGGTTTCCAACCAAATTAAGGACCAACTTACAGCATTTACTTGTGTTTGGTATCTTCTTCGTGCTGTTTGCCATCACATTTGTATTGCCCAATACTTCTATTCCTGTAGGTACCAATTTGTTTGGCGCTGCACTGGGCTTATTAACATTATTATTTGCTATAGAAATATACATCCACAGAGAAGACTCTCAAAAAACCGTGGATCTCTTTCTAGTTCTGGGACTGGTGTTATTACTGTGGGATGTTGCAACCAGATTAAGCCTGATTGATACTATTCTTTTCCCAACACCTGAAGCAGTTTTTGCAGTTTATTCCCAGGATTACAGTAACATAATAACTGGAATATTCAGTTCACTTTCCATACTAGGTACCGGGTACTTATTTGCTGTAATACTGGCAGTGCCCATTGGTTTAGTTATAGGATGGAGAAAACGGGTTTACAATGTGGCTTATCCCATCGCCAAAGTCGCGTCCCCTGTTCCTCCCATAGTTTACATGCCGTATGCCATAGCATTACTCCCCTCCTTCTTCCTTTCATCGACTTTCCTGATATTTATCGGGGCTTTCTGGCCCATATTAGTCGGTGTAATATACGGTGTGTTTAGTATTGATCATCGGATATTAAACTCAGCCAAGACACTGGGATTGGATGAAATAACCATCATGAAAAAGGTACTGCTGCCAGGTTCAATGCAATCAATATTCTCCGGAGCGCTTATTGGTTTGATAATATCATTCATAACCCTAACTGCAGCTGAGATCGTAGGCGCCAGTTCTGGGCTCGGTTGGTACATCCAGTACCAAAGCCAGTTTGCTAATTATGATGGTGTGCTTGCGGGAATGATTGTTCTCGCCATTGTGGTAATCTTTATCACCATCATATTTGACAGAGTGCAAAATTACATCTTAAGATGGCAGAATACCAATTAA
- a CDS encoding AAA family ATPase yields MTKRKQIAIYGKGGIGKSTTTSNLSAALSDIGYNVMQIGCDPKNDSTTTLRNGKPIPTVMDTIRSGSHDLSNLIHEGYNGIHCVEAGGPEPGVGCAGRGIIAAIELLDSNGIIDDYDPDIVIYDVLGDVVCGGFAIPIRQGIAEQVYTVTSSDYMAIYAVNNLFKGILKYSGSGGALLGGIIANSITKSSQKNMIDDFSAKTDTEVIEYVPRSPTVTRCELDGVTTIEGAPDSKQAEVYRELARKVINNKNAYIPQPFEVDDLADWASSWINKLLLEEKVTHDGIQSGGSGV; encoded by the coding sequence ATGACAAAAAGAAAGCAAATTGCAATATACGGAAAAGGCGGTATCGGAAAATCGACAACAACCTCTAATTTAAGTGCAGCCTTGTCTGATATTGGTTATAACGTGATGCAGATTGGCTGCGACCCAAAAAATGATTCAACAACAACCCTCAGGAATGGAAAACCAATACCAACAGTTATGGACACCATTAGAAGCGGTTCCCATGACCTGAGCAATTTAATACATGAAGGTTACAATGGAATTCACTGTGTTGAAGCTGGTGGCCCTGAACCAGGTGTGGGATGTGCCGGGCGCGGTATTATCGCAGCAATAGAACTCCTTGATTCTAATGGCATAATAGATGATTATGATCCAGATATTGTTATCTACGATGTGCTGGGTGACGTTGTCTGCGGGGGATTTGCCATTCCCATCAGACAGGGAATCGCTGAACAGGTATACACAGTTACTTCCTCAGACTACATGGCAATTTATGCGGTTAACAACCTCTTTAAAGGCATATTAAAATATTCTGGTAGTGGAGGCGCACTACTGGGAGGTATTATTGCCAACTCCATAACCAAATCCTCCCAGAAAAATATGATAGATGACTTCAGTGCAAAAACAGATACCGAAGTTATTGAATACGTTCCCCGTTCCCCAACTGTCACCCGCTGTGAACTGGACGGTGTTACCACCATTGAAGGTGCTCCAGATTCCAAACAGGCTGAGGTGTACCGGGAACTTGCCAGGAAGGTAATAAATAACAAGAATGCCTACATTCCTCAACCATTTGAAGTTGATGATCTTGCAGATTGGGCCTCTTCCTGGATAAATAAATTGCTCCTAGAAGAAAAAGTAACTCATGATGGAATACAGTCTGGAGGAAGTGGTGTTTAA